A single Anopheles maculipalpis chromosome 3RL, idAnoMacuDA_375_x, whole genome shotgun sequence DNA region contains:
- the LOC126560636 gene encoding neuronal acetylcholine receptor subunit beta-3-like: MFKTIYLFYLICFLVLLQTNYVATTDCDSEPSSIEGKLLKKLLCSDNYDKTERPVRNHNTTVNVTMLMYIKEYYVLEREPSVIVSVWLSISWTDEFLAWDRADYGLEMVNIDSNELWRPTIETLESKPAGIIDKSCRDHQCEVKHNGNVSCISPCSFNVHCFSTNVDWPFDVLECSLYMSSWMEYSAELNITRASNVSQQYLKEQSNWHLLSTNVLSSIDTTDVDYSWIIYKFVLERRMGVYSTVITPGFMVVVISLAVLWLNSASSERLYVLSVTCLGHYIYLEYIYWHLTYNTKDVPKLSQTKDSMLAMYKYCSVIFVVLLCLRHGATINCDGTGDAPNKEAKLIRNLFCFNYDKSERPVKDHNTAINVTASMHVQNYDVSEEKSTLFLYVWMSFSWKDEFLNWDRAEYGIDKLIVDSSELWRPTFVAFHNLKSGNGDNACASHPCEVKQTGVVLCVPPCQYEALCSSNTANWPFDSLKCTMFLGAWLENFNQINISRMSNLSTRDIEVTHAEWKIQSAILLHIYLPDNTSYPSLEYVFTLERHIAIYGAILTPGFLMIIINLAVLWMNSGSTERLYILCATCMGHFSYMEYLYWRVPYHGEAVPKMLLFFRDSLMINVLMLAFTIILRHTAPKADGTERLVDKLATRVASTNLGRMFLQTGDQAGSEVTDTTEAESGDRDNSIRSQPDHVDGDTVNLVSDASDNDAPTKRIASAEHQRPNVVNVFLDRIMFICFLLSYVLMIFSLLPKENLN, encoded by the exons ATGTTTAAAACGATCTATCTTTTCTATCTAATCTGCtttcttgttttgctgcaaACGAATTATGTTG CCACAACCGATTGCGATAGCGAACCTTCTTCCATCGAGGGAAAGCTCCTCAAGAAGCTGTTATGTTCCGACAATTACGACAAAACGGAACGCCCCGTACGAAACCACAACACTACGGTGAATGTCACCATGTTGATGTATATAAAAGAGTACTACGTG TTGGAAAGAGAACCGTCCGTGATTGTATCCGTTTGGCTATCGATCAGTTGGACGGATGAATTTCTAGCATGGGACAGAGCGGATTATGGACTGGAGATGGTAAACATCGACTCCAACGAATTATGGCGACCAACAATCGAGACATTAGAAAG CAAACCAGCAGGCATTATTGACAAATCCTGTAGAGACCATCAATGCGAGGTGAAGCATAATGGCAATGTTTCATGCATATCACCCTGCAGCTTCAATGTTCACTGTTTCAGTACGAATGTCGACTGGCCGTTTGATGTACTGGAGTGTTCGTTGTACATGAGTAGTTGGATGGAATATTCGGCTGAATTAAACATCACGCGAGCATCAAACGTGTCACAGCAATACTTAAAGGAGCAAAGCAACTGGCATTTACTGTCAACTAATGTGCTTTCTAGCATCGATACAACTGACGTCGATTATTCGTGGATCATATACAAATTCGTTTTGGAAAGACGCATGGGCGTGTACAGTACCGTCATAACTCCTGGGTTTA TGGTAGTGGTAATAAGTTTGGCAGTCCTATGGCTGAACAGCGCAAGCTCTGAGCGACTGTACGTTCTGTCCGTAACGTGTTTAGGCCACTATATCTATCTTGAGTACATCTACTGGCATCTGACATACAACACCAAGGATGTGCCTAAACTTT CGCAAACCAAGGATTCCATGTTGGCAATGTATAAATACTGTTCTGTTATATTTGTTGTGCTTCTATGTCTCAGACATGGCG CCACTATCAACTGTGACGGTACCGGCGATGCACCAAACAAGGAAGCCAAACTCATCAGGAATCTGTTCTGTTTCAATTACGACAAAAGCGAACGGCCTGTGAAGGATCATAACACCGCAATCAACGTGACAGCCTCCATGCATGTTCAAAACTACGATGTG AGTGAGGAAAAATCCACCCTGTTCCTATACGTGTGGATGAGCTTCTCCTGGAAGGATGAGTTCCTGAACTGGGATCGAGCTGAGTACGGAATCGATAAACTAATCGTCGACTCGAGTGAGCTGTGGCGTCCAACCTTTGTTGCATTTCACAA TCTTAAAAGTGGCAACGGAGATAATGCTTGTGCAAGCCATCCCTGTGAAGTGAAACAGACCGGAGTAGTGCTGTGTGTTCCTCCTTGCCAGTATGAGGCGCTCTGCTCAAGCAATACCGCCAACTGGCCTTTTGATAGTCTGAAGTGTACAATGTTTCTTGGTGCATGGTTGGAAAACTTTAATCAAATCAACATCAGCCGCATGTCGAACCTCTCTACTCGCGACATTGAAGTGACGCATGCGGAATGGAAAATCCAGTCTGCTATTTTGCTACACATTTACTTACCAGACAACACCAGCTACCCATCGTTGGAGTATGTTTTCACACTGGAACGACATATTGCCATCTATGGTGCGATTTTGACGCCAGGGTTTT TGATGATCATCATAAATTTGGCAGTGCTATGGATGAACAGTGGTAGTACGGAACGGCTATACATACTATGTGCCACTTGCATGGGCCACTTTAGCTACATGGAGTACCTGTACTGGCGTGTACCGTACCATGGCGAAGCTGTTCCCAAAATGT TGCTTTTCTTCCGCGATTCGCTGATGATCAACGTGCTAATGTTGGCCTTTACGATTATTTTGAGACACACCGCACCGAAAGCTGATGGTACGGAACGGTTGGTCGATAAACTGGCTACCAGGGTAGCTTCTACGAACTTGGGAAGAATGTTTCTTCAAACCGGCGATCAGGCCGGTAGTGAGGTTACAGATACAACCGAAGCAGAAAGTGGAGATAGGGATAATTCCATTAGATCGCAACCGGACCACGTTGATGGTGACACGGTCAATCTAGTCTCGGATGCATCTGATAATGATGCACCAACGAAGCGTATAGCTTCTGCGGAACACCAACGACCCAATGTGGTTAACGTTTTTCTGGATAGGATaatgtttatttgctttttgctaAGTTATGTGTTAATGATCTTTAGTCTGCTGCCGAAAGAAAACTTAAATTGA
- the LOC126565128 gene encoding EP300-interacting inhibitor of differentiation 3, giving the protein MEHSTSESLNSSNDALQRRKQYHELLDLGHELALRTQTEDAVSIFQGVTSILRQTDTLQQGTNQRFENASEMNMNVQIVKMGHDLVGAALQKNESSQFCDEELTDGINARLGDSNDDMQWENIGAFWVSSFRMSKHSPCLLGMFDFQPVLVERSVKERRRRQRPELGVARKPETVTTLHQEEADARKLQDILVQLQQIYQERGSPVPYLQLITDPTDYMNTIDTAFQLSFLIRDGAAALEIINDVLSVRPTTDSEKKQNKRNDDTVQAVLNLNYSKWQGAVKQYKLKSPILTIDRDLTDAP; this is encoded by the exons ATGGAACATTCAACTTCGGAATCCCTCAACAGCTCGAATGATGCACTTCAACGAAGAAAACAATATCATGAGCTTCTGGATCTTGGGCATGAACTCG CTCTCCGAACACAAACGGAAGATGCGGTCAGTATATTTCAGGGAGTTACATCGATCCTCCGGCAAACTGACACTCTTCAACAGGGGACAAACCAACGGTTCGAAAATGCTTCGGAAATGAATATGAACGTGCAAATCGTTAAAATGGGCCATGATTTAGTCGGTGCGGCATTGCAGAAAAACGAAAGCTCTCAGTTTTGTGACGAAGAGTTAACAGATGGAATA aaCGCTAGGCTTGGCGATTCCAATGATGACATGCAGTGGGAAAATATAGGAGCTTTCTGGGTTTCTTCTTTCCGCATGTCGAAGCATTCGCCCTGTTTGCTAGGCATGTTCGATTTTCAACCCGTGCTGGTGGAAAGAAGCGTAAAGGAGCGCCGCCGTCGTCAACGGCCAGAGCTAGGCGTAGCGCGCAAGCCCGAAACCGTCACCACACTGcatcaagaagaagcagatgCGCGAAAGCTTCAAGACATCTTAGTGCAACTACAACAA ATTTACCAGGAAAGAGGTTCACCGGTACCCTACCTTCAACTCATAACCGATCCTACCGATTACATGAACACCATAGACACAGCGTTCCAACTGTCCTTTCTGATTCGCGACGGTGCAGCGGCTTTGGAAATTATCAACGATGTTTTGTCCGTACGTCCAACCACGGATAGCGaaaagaaacagaacaaaaGAAATGACGATACAGTGCAGGCcgtattaaatttaaattattccaaATGGCAG GGTGCTGTTAAGCAATACAAATTGAAAAGTCCAATCCTTACAATCGATCGAGACTTGACGGATGCACCTTAG
- the LOC126563799 gene encoding guanine nucleotide exchange factor subunit Rich, with protein MYFSIGWPRVLNSGPHRSIRKVVCDRVKILFAVLAENAIAIWYSKPCVPITSKLRSKECLEKYGINTNVEWKPDSSMLLVTTGSTAQGGTLFMYTLIVNDTPKGVYNQNDSPFANLRRDSAELFLKETIPCLKLSLTHRICLYVPICCVSCINVNQIVVATQEGRIIRLNWEGVEERDYALDLKRIPFSVNQQVSYAVPILEKNVYVSSIDYSPLLCGFGITLNDGRAAFLTANNTKFDPNQVQGIWCQNVDDATCTVINHKYRLIAFGRRNSQTNMYVIDDLTGGLELSHKLSLSAKDFPGSPGYVRDMKWTPDGCAIIVAWGNGGISLWSTFGSLLLCSLAWDYGLHVDLSKSDPFNVISMDWSTEGYQLLMVRQTNEHSTKVENGTTEAPETSNEPVSTLATVLVQLDFVKSILTINPCMSNNSFLLLQGDDKLYINHGDVLQNIYPGHKSNYDAANEGDISYSGKADEFGKDSAYIPSGEPDPINVGGDNYLKFSSVLSESKHWVVLNLPTAYISSNWPIRYSAIDHSGTNVAVAGRTGVALYSFNTRKWKLFGNETQEKDFVITGGLLWWKEFIIMGCYSLIGFHDELRIYSKENKLDNRFAEITKSASPVMLINLFRDQLVVFTSDGHVSVFALKQTEEDYNGNDHHRVELVKMHIYDIKNVCIHPACVISVLMTSLKHEGAGSGGMMKQSNYENSLSETLIMNVSGRVLMVQTDHQQHHHGSGSANNQLTSTCLASSVECIWVSESHKTHIKESLWLYCGGYGMRVWLPVFPRTGETGSRSLRHTFMSKRIMLSFTLKIYPLVILFEDAIILGAENDTLLYTSDPSVYFSLPYNALKRTSQVYLHQILRQLIRRNLGYNAWEIARCCTNLPYFPHSLELLLHEVLEEEATSKEPIPDALLPSVLEFIQEFPVYLQTVVQCARKTEIALWPYLFSSAGKPKELFQKCMAARQLHTAASYLIILQNLEPSSVSRQYATLLLDTALEQLDWPLAKDLVRFLRAIDPNDVESPRSSYVFGNKFGGLIASVPPAPNAEDLSLILGSSMARGRSFSTTIPYPKSNDGAATVVNKEKNIMFNNPAAAAASQQSGGTLNSVNDASGERQILRRKKSVPNTQKECDSSTAEEFFIDVVLQRHARRFLQLRKLEDLGYMSATLDFHLVGWLNREKDRAARIEDFVTALKSLHDELDWPKPCLDLTLLPNPIAQPHLHSESSPSPSSNLSNKSPLSELTTGRTIDSGYNSLSFVRPMASNGGVMTVAGTTVDERPVEPLSGQKEQRLENNVPTSPIVAGDPLANTAEANLMPLNDTASVLSEAAQPNWPDEMSTVCGGGGGMMSLTLGEQSFSQALEKNISKQSKSNRRKQHKLEIRMRYLLQIFSEANCYEFALLLSVLLLDVASVGRITNAAIRSKSLVVCRQLRNGLKDMTRWSFNECLAYRPFMIALQPQLAVLDKFVIQQESIPSLMHTTTVTGVSAFSPLLMGSMHSYRDSDASATGAGGGGNKSVNQTQGDTRVGGNSSINSNSQRMSSTGTLGSVPLAANSAGGTISGTSRGSVQRDTLGQKYTTAHTFARSVSDLEVANIRKIAQGKSATDSRSVTSTTISEEPERTCNVM; from the exons ATGTACTTCTCAATAGGTTGGCCACGGGTGCTCAATAGTGGCCCGCATCGCAGCATCCGTAAAGTGGTGTGCgatcgggtgaaaattttgtttgctgtccTGGCAGAAAATGCCATCGCTATCTGGTACTCGAAG CCCTGTGTTCCAATTACGTCCAAATTGAGAAGCAAGGAATGTTTGGAAAAGTATGGCATCAACACCAATGTAGAATGGAAGCCGGATTCGAGTATGTTGCTCGTGACGACCGGAAGTACGGCGCAAGGTGGAACCTTGTTTATGTATACGTTAATCGTGAACGATACGCCGAAGGGTGTCTACAATCAGAATGATTCACCGTTCGCCAACCTGCGCCGGGACAGTGCTGAGTTGTTCTTGAAAGAAACCATTCCTTGCTTGAAGCTTTCATTG ACGCATCGTATTTGTCTTTACGTTCCGATTTGTTGTGTGTCGTGTATTAATGTAAATCAAATAGTGGTTGCAACTCAAGAAGGTCGCATCATCCGCCTAAACTGGGAGGGCGTTGAAGAGCGTGATTATGCACTCGACCTCAAACGAATCCCTTTTAGCGTTAACCAGCAAGTTAGCTATG CCGtcccaattttggagaagaaCGTGTATGTATCCTCCATTGATTATTCACCGCTGCTTTGCGGATTCGGTATCACGTTAAATGATGGTCGCGCAGCATTTCTCACCGCAAACAACACAAAGTTTGATCCTAAC cAAGTACAAGGAATCTGGTGCCAAAATGTGGATGATGCGACGTGTACCGTCATCAACCACAAGTATCGTTTGATAGCATTCGGACGAAGAAACTCTCAAACCAACATGTACGTGATCGATGATCTAACAGGCGGCCTGGAGCTCTCGCATAAATTGTCGCTGAGTGCTAAAGATTTTCCTGGATCGCCAGGGTACGTGCGAGACATGAAATGGACACCCGATGGATGTGCTATCATAGTGGCCTGGGGCAACGGGGGTATATCGCTGTGGAGCACCTTTGGTTCGCTTTTGCTATGCTCACTTGCCTGGGACTATGGACTGCACGTGGATTTGTCCAAGAGCGATCCGTTCAATGTTATCAGTATG gaTTGGTCAACTGAAGGCTATCAATTGCTGATGGTACGGCAAACAAATGAGCACTCAACTAAGGTAGAAAATGGAACAACCGAGGCACCTGAAACGTCGAATGAGCCAGTATCTACTCTAGCCACCGTATTGGTACAGCTAGATTTTGTCAAGAGCATTCTAACGATCAATCCGTGCATG AGCAATaattcgtttttgttgttgcaaggAGACGATAAGCTGTACATCAACCATGGTGACGTGTTACAAAATATCTATCCTGGCCACAAATCGAACTATGATGCCGCTAACGAAGGCGACATTTCCTACTCCGGAAAAGCGGACGAATTTGGCAAAG aTTCTGCTTACATACCATCGGGAGAACCGGACCCAATTAACGTCGGAGGGGACAATTATCTGAAATTTAGCAGCGTTCTTTCCGAAAGCAAACACTGGGTTGTATTGAATCTTCCCACTGCTTACATCTCTTCCAACTGGCCGATTCGG TACAGTGCAATAGATCATTCCGGAACTAATGTAGCGGTGGCGGGACGTACCGGTGTGGCACTGTATTCTTTCAATACTCGCAAGTGGAAACTGTTTGGAAATGAAACGCAAGAGAAAGATTTTGTAATAACCGGCGGCTTGCTTTGGTGGAAGGAATTCATTATCATGG GTTGTTACTCACTGATCGGCTTTCACGACGAGCTGCGCATCTACTCAAAGGAAAACAAGTTGGACAATCGATTTGCTGAGATTACAAAAAGTGCCAGTCCGGTGATGCTGATTAATCTATTTCGTGATCAATTG GTTGTTTTTACATCCGACGGTCACGTATCAGTATTTGCCCTCAAACAAACCGAGGAGGATTACAACGGAAATGACCACCACCGGGTGGAACTGGTAAAGATGCATATTTACGATATTAAAAATGTGTGCATCCATCCAGCGTGCGTTATATCGGTGCTAATGACGAGCCTTAAGCACGAAGGTGCCGGATCCGGAGGTATGATGAAACAGAGCAACTATGAAAACTCTCTCTCGGAAACGTTGATCATGAACGTGTCGGGCAGAGTGTTGATGGTGCAGACGGACcaccagcaacatcatcacgGCAGTGGCAGCGCGAACAATCAACTAACGTCCACCTGTTTGGCCTCATCGGTAGAGTGTATCTGGGTGTCTGAGTCGCACAAGACACACATTAAAGAATCTCTATGGTTGTACTGTGGTGGATACGGTATGCGCGTGTGGCTTCCAGTTTTTCCCCGTACGGGTGAAACTGGGTCGCGCAGTTTGCGGCACACCTTCATGAGCAAGCGGATCATGCTATCTTTCACGCTGAAAATCTACCCGCTGGTGATACTGTTCGAGGACGCGATTATACTTGGGGCCGAAAATGACACACTGCTGTATACAAGCGATCCGTCGGTTTATTTTTCGCTGCCATACAATGCGCTCAAACGAACG AGCCAAGTCTATTTGCATCAGATTTTGCGCCAGCTAATTCGTCGCAACCTTGGCTACAATGCTTGGGAGATAGCACGATGCTGTACGAATCTTCCGTACTTTCCTCACTCGCTCGAGCTGTTACTGCACGAGGTACTGGAGGAGGAAGCCACTAGCAAGGAACCTATACCGGACGCATTGTTACCGAGTGTGCTCGAGTTCATCCAGGAATTTCCGGTCTATCTGCAAACGGTTGTACAGTGTGCTCGTAAAACGGAAATTGCCTTATGGCCGTACCTATTCTCGAGCGCTGGCAAACCAAAGGAACTGTTTCAGAAGTGTATGGCGGCTCGGCAGCTGCATACCGCGGCAAGCTATTTGATTATCCTACAAAATCTGGAACCATCCTCCGTCAGTCGGCAGTATGCGACGCTTCTATTAGATACGGCACTGGAACAGCTCGATTGGCCGCTAGCAAAAGATTTGGTACGATTCCTGCGTGCGATCGATCCGAACGATGTGGAATCTCCACGTTCATCGTATGTGTTTGGCAATAAGTTCGGTGGATTGATTGCTTCCGTTCCACCGGCACCAAATGCGGAAGATTTGAGTCTGATCTTGGGCAGCAGCATGGCAAGGGGTCGCAGCTTTTCAACTACCATTCCGTACCCCAAATCGAATGATGGTGCCGCTACGGTGGTAAataaagagaagaatatcATGTTCAACaatcccgcagcagcagctgcctCGCAACAAAGCGGCGGAACCCTGAACTCAGTCAACGATGCATCTGGAGAACGACAAATCTTACGTAGAAAGAAAAGTGTGCCAAATACTCAAAAAGAATG cGATTCGTCAACGGCGGAAGAATTCTTCATCGATGTCGTTTTGCAACGGCACGCGCGAAGATTCTTGCAACTTCGCAAACTGGAAGATCTCGGATATATGAGCGCTACGCTAGACTTCCATCTGGTCGGATGGTTGAATCGCGAAAAGGATCGTGCTGCGCGGATAGAAGATTTTGTAACTGCCCTCAAGTCGCTGCACGATGAGCTTGATTGGCCAAAACCATGTCTCGATCTAACTTTGCTACCGAACCCAATAGCTCAACCACACCTGCATTCGGAGTCGTCTCCTTCGCCCTCCTCGAATCTGTCCAACAAATCACCTTTATCCGAGCTAACTACAGGTCGAACTATCGATTCGGGGTACAATAGTTTGTCGTTTGTACGACCGATGGCTTCAAATGGTGGCGTAATGACTGTTGCTGGTACAACAGTTGATGAGCGGCCAGTAGAGCCACTATCGGGACAGAAGGAACAACGACTGGAGAATAATGTGCCCACGTCCCCGATCGTTGCTGGTGACCCGTTAGCCAACACGGCCGAAGCGAATCTAATGCCACTGAACGATACGGCAAGCGTACTTTCGGAAGCTGCCCAGCCTAACTGGCCTGACGAAATGTCTACCGTGTGCGGAGGTGGAGGTGGTATGATGAGTTTAACGCTCGGCGAACAAAGTTTCAGCCAAGCGTTGgagaaaaacatttccaaacaGAGCAAATCTAACCGACGCAAGCAGCATAAGCTTGAAATTCGCATGCGCTACCTGTTGCAGATCTTTTCCGAGGCAAACTGTTACGAATTTGCGCTGCTGCTTTCCGTACTGTTGCTGGATGTGGCCTCGGTAGGGAGAATAACGAACGCGGCGATTCGCTCGAAATCGCTCGTAGTCTGCCGACAGCTACGCAACGGTCTGAAGGACATGACACGCTGGAGTTTTAACGAGTGTCTCGCTTACCGGCCGTTTATGATTGCTTTGCAGCCACAGTTGGCGGTTTTGGACAAATTTGTCATCCAGCAGGAATCGATACCATCGCTGATGCATACGACCACCGTAACTGGGGTGTCAGCCTTTTCGCCGTTACTGATGGGAAGCATGCACTCTTACCGTGACTCGGATGCTTCTGCTACGGGTGCTGGGGGTGGTGGAAATAAATCCGTTAATCAAACGCAAGGCGATACTAGAGTTGGTGGTAATTCCAGCATTAACAGCAACAGTCAACGCATGAGTTCGACGGGAACGTTGGGAAGTGTGCCGCTAGCAGCGAACAGTGCTGGTGGTACCATCAGTGGAACGAGTCGTGGCAGCGTTCAGCGGGATACGCTTGGCCAGAAGTACACAACGGCTCACACTTTCGCACGTTCAGTATCGGATTTGGAAGTGGCCAACATTCGAAAAATTGCGCAGGGCAAATCGGCAACCGATAGTCGTTCGGTTACATCGACCACAATCTCTGAGGAACCGGAACGAACGTGCAATGTTATGTAA